One Carassius auratus strain Wakin chromosome 3, ASM336829v1, whole genome shotgun sequence genomic region harbors:
- the tfap4 gene encoding transcription factor AP-4 isoform X2, with protein sequence MEYFMVPAQKVPSLQHFRKTEKEVIGGLCSLANIPLTPETARDQERRIRREIANSNERRRMQSINAGFQSLKTLIPHSDGEKLSKAAILQQTADYIFSLEQEKTRLLQQNTQLKRYIQKEFSGSSPKRRRAEEKDEGIGSPDILEDEKVEDLRREMIELRQQLDKERSVRMMLEEQVFSPATPPAPTHHATVIVPAPAPPPAPHHVTVVTMGPASVINTASTSRQNLDTIVQAIQHIEGTQDRMVVPEEEKRRAVIVTPGRVLTDTGDSDTASDNEGSEDC encoded by the exons ATGGAGTACTTCATGGTGCCAGCTCAGAAGGTGCCCTCCTTGCAACATTTCAGGAAAACCGAGAAAGAAGTCATAGGGGGCTTGTGCAG TTTAGCAAACATTCCCCTGACGCCAGAGACGGCGCGGGACCAGGAGCGGCGCATTCGGAGGGAGATCGCCAACAGTAATGAGCGCCGGCGCATGCAGAGCATCAACGCTGGCTTCCAGTCTCTGAAAACACTCATCCCACATAGTGACGGAGAAAAGCTAAGCAAG gctgcCATCTTGCAGCAGACGGCTGACTACATCTTTTCTCTGGAGCAGGAGAAGACGCGGCTGCTCCAACAAAACACCCAACTCAAACGCTACATACAG AAGGAGTTCAGCGGCTCGTCCCCGAAGAGGAGGCGCGCCGAGGAGAAGGACGAAGGGATTGGATCTCCAGACATCCTGGAGGACGAGAAGGTGGAGGATCTTCGGCGAGAGATGATCGAACTCCGACAGCAGCTGGATAAAGAGCGCTCCGTTCGCATGATGCTGGAGGAACAG GTGTTTTCTCCTGCCACGCCGCCTGCTCCCACACATCACGCCACAGTAATCGTTCCCGCCCCTGCGCCTCCGCCCGCTCCGCATCACGTCACCGTGGTGACCATGGGCCCCGCCTCCGTGATCAACACCGCATCCACATCTCGACAGAACTTGGACACCATTGTGCAG gccatccagcacatcgaAGGCACGCAGGACAGGATGGTCGTGCCCGAGGAGGAGAAGCGCCGGGCGGTCATCGTCACCCCGGGCCGTGTCCTCACAGACACCGGCGACTCCGACACCGCCTCTGACAACGAAGGATCTGAGGACTGTTAA
- the tfap4 gene encoding transcription factor AP-4 isoform X1: MEYFMVPAQKVPSLQHFRKTEKEVIGGLCSLANIPLTPETARDQERRIRREIANSNERRRMQSINAGFQSLKTLIPHSDGEKLSKAAILQQTADYIFSLEQEKTRLLQQNTQLKRYIQKEFSGSSPKRRRAEEKDEGIGSPDILEDEKVEDLRREMIELRQQLDKERSVRMMLEEQIRSLDAHLYPEKLKVIAQQLQEQHVQTQTLLHLQQQQQESSSPDRSPQVFSPATPPAPTHHATVIVPAPAPPPAPHHVTVVTMGPASVINTASTSRQNLDTIVQAIQHIEGTQDRMVVPEEEKRRAVIVTPGRVLTDTGDSDTASDNEGSEDC, from the exons ATGGAGTACTTCATGGTGCCAGCTCAGAAGGTGCCCTCCTTGCAACATTTCAGGAAAACCGAGAAAGAAGTCATAGGGGGCTTGTGCAG TTTAGCAAACATTCCCCTGACGCCAGAGACGGCGCGGGACCAGGAGCGGCGCATTCGGAGGGAGATCGCCAACAGTAATGAGCGCCGGCGCATGCAGAGCATCAACGCTGGCTTCCAGTCTCTGAAAACACTCATCCCACATAGTGACGGAGAAAAGCTAAGCAAG gctgcCATCTTGCAGCAGACGGCTGACTACATCTTTTCTCTGGAGCAGGAGAAGACGCGGCTGCTCCAACAAAACACCCAACTCAAACGCTACATACAG AAGGAGTTCAGCGGCTCGTCCCCGAAGAGGAGGCGCGCCGAGGAGAAGGACGAAGGGATTGGATCTCCAGACATCCTGGAGGACGAGAAGGTGGAGGATCTTCGGCGAGAGATGATCGAACTCCGACAGCAGCTGGATAAAGAGCGCTCCGTTCGCATGATGCTGGAGGAACAG aTCCGCTCACTGGATGCACATCTGTACCCAGAGAAGCTCAAGGTGATCGCTCAGCAGCTCCAGGAGCAGCACGTGCAGACACAAACCCTGCTTCatcttcagcagcagcagcaagagAGCAGCTCACCTGATCGCAGCCCGCAG GTGTTTTCTCCTGCCACGCCGCCTGCTCCCACACATCACGCCACAGTAATCGTTCCCGCCCCTGCGCCTCCGCCCGCTCCGCATCACGTCACCGTGGTGACCATGGGCCCCGCCTCCGTGATCAACACCGCATCCACATCTCGACAGAACTTGGACACCATTGTGCAG gccatccagcacatcgaAGGCACGCAGGACAGGATGGTCGTGCCCGAGGAGGAGAAGCGCCGGGCGGTCATCGTCACCCCGGGCCGTGTCCTCACAGACACCGGCGACTCCGACACCGCCTCTGACAACGAAGGATCTGAGGACTGTTAA